The genomic region GACAGGCAGGACTTCGAATTCGTGAAGACAAGCTTGGCTGCCAATGGATACGATGTGGTTTACGACATCAATGGTAATTACTATATATCAAGTATCCAGTAGCGTCGTGTTGTTGCTAACATCCCTGGCCGTCGTTTTCAGGACGTGAGGCTGTGCAAGTTGAGCCCATAATTGAGGCCTTGCCTAACCTGCAACAGTAAGGCAGCTATTATGTTAATTAATTAATTGTACGTACTACCTCATGCATGCATTGAGTGATTAATTAATTAGTAATTTGAATTTTCAGGTACATCTATTGCTCATCGGCAGGAGTGTACCTGAAATCTGACATTCTTCCGCACTGTGAGGTGGTAATATATAAATAATGTCGTTGTTAGTGTATACTAGTATGAATAAATAATAATGGTATGGTATGAATAAATAATCATCAATTCAATCAGGTTGACGCGGTGGACCCCAAGAGCCGtcacaagggcaagctggagacGGAGAGCCTGCTGACCTCGCGCGGCGTGAACTGGACGTCCATCAGGCCCGTGTACATCTACGGCCCGCTCAACTACAACCCCGTCGAGGAGTGGTTTTTCCACCGCCTCAAGGCCGGCCGCCCCATCCCCATCCCCGGCGCCGGCAACCAGATCACGCAGCTCGGCCATGTCAAGGTTGTCGTCGTCGTCAGCCATATTCAGCTGCTTAATTAATAATTAATTGGTTTCGATTCCTCTCCACTCTACTAGCAGGATCTGGCAAGAGCCTTCAACCTGGTGCTCGGGAACCCCAAGGCGAGCAAGCAGATCTTCAACATCTCCGGGGCCAAGTATGTCACCTTCGACGGCCTTGCGCGGGCATGCGCAAAGGCTGGAGGGTTCCCTGAGCCGGAGCTCGTCCACTACAACCCCAAGGAATTCGACTTCGGAAAGAAGAAGGCCTTCCCATTCAGAGACCAGGTACGTATACGTAGTTTTCATACATACATTCAATTCCTTTATTAATTAAGAAACTGCTCGTACGACCTGCTGTCTGCAGCACTTCTTTGCGTCTGTGGAGAAGGCGACGAGCGAACTCGGGTGGACGCCGGAGTTTGACCTCGTCCAGGGGCTCACCAACTCGTACAACCTCGACTTCGGCCGCGGCACGTTCCGGAAGGAGGCGGACTTCACCACAGACGACATGATCCTCGACAAGAAGCTTGCCACCGTTTGATGCATGTCTCGGGCTAGCTGTACGTACGTACGATTAGAGAAGAGATAAATGATAGCAAATCAAAATTTGTTGTTAAGTAAAGTGAGCTCTTAGCTTCTATCAGGGACGATTATTAAGGATACCCGAATTATTCCTCCCAAGAACACACTCAGAGAAGTAAGGTACCTCTTAGGCCGAGGCTTCTCCTCGAGAGTCTCCCACCTCGGGCATAACTCCGCCTCGCCCCGAGCTGATCCCCGACAGATAAGATAAAAGCGCCTAAAAATAGGAAGGAAACACTCGCATTTAATGTATACTAGTTgtgtgctcgtgcgttgcaacgggaacatataataccattgaTAGCTTATGTACGTTGGGATGAGCATCGACATATATCTGACCGGACCTTCTTCTTCCTTGGGGATCTAGAGAAAAGCCTATTCGGAAGCCAAACATGTTAAGACCTAATCATGTGCTGCCCTTGTGTCTCTGATCATCATCAGCACACTGTTCGACGCTTGTATGAGTCTTGTTAATTTGCATGCCTCGTGCATAGTCTCTCAACCATCAATTCATTATGGTATACATAATTCGTGTGAGTTGTGACAAACATTATCAAATTCATATAAATTATTTTAAAGAATCAATATAGAGTTTTATATGATAGAGAAATACATGTGGATTAAAAAATGCTAAACAAAAGATCTAAAATATAACAATTCGATCAAGTTGCATAAGATATACAATTTTCCAATTGCTTCTGCATTTGGAAGTCCACCTTTCTATGTTATCTTTGCTATTTCTGACTTAATAGAATCCAAATATTTTTGAACACTAAGAAAACTACAAAATAAGATGGAGTTGTGTTGACTGAAAAACATATGTATG from Zea mays cultivar B73 chromosome 6, Zm-B73-REFERENCE-NAM-5.0, whole genome shotgun sequence harbors:
- the LOC100193292 gene encoding chloroplast stem-loop binding protein of 41 kDa b, chloroplastic isoform X3, with translation MGGTRFIGVFLSRLLVKEGHQVTLFTRGKAPITQQLPGESDAEYADFSSKVLHLKGDRQDFEFVKTSLAANGYDVVYDINGREAVQVEPIIEALPNLQQYIYCSSAGVYLKSDILPHCEVDAVDPKSRHKGKLETESLLTSRGVNWTSIRPVYIYGPLNYNPVEEWFFHRLKAGRPIPIPGAGNQITQLGHVKDLARAFNLVLGNPKASKQIFNISGAKYVTFDGLARACAKAGGFPEPELVHYNPKEFDFGKKKAFPFRDQHFFASVEKATSELGWTPEFDLVQGLTNSYNLDFGRGTFRKEADFTTDDMILDKKLATV
- the LOC100193292 gene encoding chloroplast stem-loop binding protein of 41 kDa b, chloroplastic isoform X2, whose amino-acid sequence is MGGTRFIGVFLSRLLVKEGHQVTLFTRGKAPITQQLPGESDAEYADFSSKVLHLKGDRQDFEFVKTSLAANGYDVVYDINGREAVQVEPIIEALPNLQQYIYCSSAGVYLKSDILPHCEVVDAVDPKSRHKGKLETESLLTSRGVNWTSIRPVYIYGPLNYNPVEEWFFHRLKAGRPIPIPGAGNQITQLGHVKDLARAFNLVLGNPKASKQIFNISGAKYVTFDGLARACAKAGGFPEPELVHYNPKEFDFGKKKAFPFRDQHFFASVEKATSELGWTPEFDLVQGLTNSYNLDFGRGTFRKEADFTTDDMILDKKLATV
- the LOC100193292 gene encoding Chloroplast stem-loop binding protein of 41 kDa b, chloroplastic produces the protein MAATSSLKSSLLLPSTISDFSGAAAAVSISTQKRRSRGARVQVSAAADSKNILVMGGTRFIGVFLSRLLVKEGHQVTLFTRGKAPITQQLPGESDAEYADFSSKVLHLKGDRQDFEFVKTSLAANGYDVVYDINGREAVQVEPIIEALPNLQQYIYCSSAGVYLKSDILPHCEVDAVDPKSRHKGKLETESLLTSRGVNWTSIRPVYIYGPLNYNPVEEWFFHRLKAGRPIPIPGAGNQITQLGHVKDLARAFNLVLGNPKASKQIFNISGAKYVTFDGLARACAKAGGFPEPELVHYNPKEFDFGKKKAFPFRDQHFFASVEKATSELGWTPEFDLVQGLTNSYNLDFGRGTFRKEADFTTDDMILDKKLATV
- the LOC100193292 gene encoding chloroplast stem-loop binding protein of 41 kDa b, chloroplastic isoform X4, which produces MAATSSLKSSLLLPSTISDFSGAAAAVSISTQVLHLKGDRQDFEFVKTSLAANGYDVVYDINGREAVQVEPIIEALPNLQQYIYCSSAGVYLKSDILPHCEVVDAVDPKSRHKGKLETESLLTSRGVNWTSIRPVYIYGPLNYNPVEEWFFHRLKAGRPIPIPGAGNQITQLGHVKDLARAFNLVLGNPKASKQIFNISGAKYVTFDGLARACAKAGGFPEPELVHYNPKEFDFGKKKAFPFRDQHFFASVEKATSELGWTPEFDLVQGLTNSYNLDFGRGTFRKEADFTTDDMILDKKLATV
- the LOC100193292 gene encoding chloroplast stem-loop binding protein of 41 kDa b, chloroplastic isoform X1, coding for MAATSSLKSSLLLPSTISDFSGAAAAVSISTQKRRSRGARVQVSAAADSKNILVMGGTRFIGVFLSRLLVKEGHQVTLFTRGKAPITQQLPGESDAEYADFSSKVLHLKGDRQDFEFVKTSLAANGYDVVYDINGREAVQVEPIIEALPNLQQYIYCSSAGVYLKSDILPHCEVVDAVDPKSRHKGKLETESLLTSRGVNWTSIRPVYIYGPLNYNPVEEWFFHRLKAGRPIPIPGAGNQITQLGHVKDLARAFNLVLGNPKASKQIFNISGAKYVTFDGLARACAKAGGFPEPELVHYNPKEFDFGKKKAFPFRDQHFFASVEKATSELGWTPEFDLVQGLTNSYNLDFGRGTFRKEADFTTDDMILDKKLATV
- the LOC100193292 gene encoding chloroplast stem-loop binding protein of 41 kDa b, chloroplastic isoform X5, which translates into the protein MAATSSLKSSLLLPSTISDFSGAAAAVSISTQVLHLKGDRQDFEFVKTSLAANGYDVVYDINGREAVQVEPIIEALPNLQQYIYCSSAGVYLKSDILPHCEVDAVDPKSRHKGKLETESLLTSRGVNWTSIRPVYIYGPLNYNPVEEWFFHRLKAGRPIPIPGAGNQITQLGHVKDLARAFNLVLGNPKASKQIFNISGAKYVTFDGLARACAKAGGFPEPELVHYNPKEFDFGKKKAFPFRDQHFFASVEKATSELGWTPEFDLVQGLTNSYNLDFGRGTFRKEADFTTDDMILDKKLATV